In a single window of the Leptospira sanjuanensis genome:
- the fliS gene encoding flagellar export chaperone FliS, translating into MSLARKSTATVEQYKSNEISTVSQGKLIVMLYDGAIRFLNIALENNTPRKYDVVNNHILKAGEIVTELMLALNLEQGGEVANNLLGIYVYIKKRLLEANMKKDSEIIQEIIKYMEDLKSAWEEIEKKEKSNVVSAPFQGSRGSGLSIQG; encoded by the coding sequence ATGTCACTTGCCAGAAAATCCACAGCGACCGTTGAACAATACAAATCCAACGAAATCTCGACTGTCAGCCAGGGAAAACTGATCGTTATGCTGTATGACGGCGCGATTCGTTTCTTAAATATCGCTCTGGAGAATAACACTCCCCGGAAGTACGATGTGGTTAACAATCATATCCTCAAAGCCGGAGAAATCGTAACCGAACTCATGCTTGCCCTCAATTTGGAACAAGGCGGGGAAGTGGCGAACAACCTCCTAGGAATCTACGTTTACATCAAAAAACGCCTTCTAGAAGCGAATATGAAGAAGGATTCCGAAATCATTCAAGAAATCATCAAATACATGGAAGATCTGAAATCGGCTTGGGAAGAAATCGAGAAAAAAGAAAAGTCCAACGTCGTTTCGGCTCCGTTCCAAGGCAGCCGCGGAAGCGGTTTATCCATCCAGGGTTAA
- the purN gene encoding phosphoribosylglycinamide formyltransferase: MASLFTKPKKKIVFLASGRGSNLKAVLQSLKAGKIAGTAIALICDNPDAKALEIALEFKLPSHVLNFASFSDKGEYHKKLLGLLLELQPDLIVTAGYMKILKPPVIQAFRHRIINIHPSLLPAFPGLNAQKQAFEYGVKIAGCTAHFVDEGVDSGPVILQGVVKIEEGMSERDLTLEILKEEHKILPLAVQYFCEDRLTIQNRKVNIR; this comes from the coding sequence TTGGCAAGTCTGTTTACTAAACCTAAAAAAAAGATCGTATTCTTAGCCTCGGGCCGAGGCTCCAATCTCAAGGCCGTTTTGCAAAGTCTCAAGGCCGGAAAAATCGCCGGAACCGCAATCGCACTGATTTGCGACAACCCCGACGCAAAGGCTCTCGAAATCGCCCTGGAATTCAAACTCCCTTCTCACGTTCTAAACTTCGCTTCGTTTTCCGATAAAGGAGAATATCACAAAAAACTTCTCGGCCTTTTGTTGGAACTCCAACCGGATCTCATCGTGACCGCGGGTTATATGAAGATTTTGAAGCCCCCGGTTATTCAAGCCTTTCGTCATCGGATCATCAACATTCACCCTTCTCTTCTTCCCGCCTTTCCGGGACTGAACGCGCAGAAACAAGCCTTTGAATACGGCGTCAAGATCGCGGGCTGCACGGCTCATTTCGTGGATGAAGGAGTGGATTCGGGTCCGGTGATTCTCCAGGGGGTCGTGAAAATCGAGGAAGGAATGTCGGAAAGAGATTTGACTCTGGAGATTCTCAAAGAGGAACATAAAATCCTGCCACTCGCGGTTCAATACTTTTGCGAGGATAGGCTTACGATCCAAAATAGAAAGGTCAACATCCGATAA
- the purH gene encoding bifunctional phosphoribosylaminoimidazolecarboxamide formyltransferase/IMP cyclohydrolase, which translates to MIQIKRALISVSDKSGLVEFAQFLHQNGVEIISTGGTLKLLKENGIAAIAIDDYTGFPEILDGRVKTLHPKVHGGLLGVTSNPAHKQKMEELKIPKIDLVVVNLYPFLKTVSKPGVQLEDAIENIDIGGPSMIRSAAKNYKHTLVLTDPNDYKEVQTLIASGGVSEEVAAGYMRKAFSHTAMYDTAISSWFNKQAGDTFPDVLNLSFLKKQKLRYGENPHQAAAFYEPLFVKSDFAPLQGKELSFNNMLDFDAAFHISSLLPENTVCIIKHLNPCGIAYADDPLEAYQLARRTDPISAFGGVIGIKGIVSGELANVITENFVEGVIAQKFTPEALEIFSKKPNVRLIEIEDFKEALDELDLRPIHHGLLIQDRDYTTITEKDLKIVTKKQPTPDDIRGLMFAWSCVRFIKSNAIVYTEENATLGIGAGQMSRVDSVQLGANKALNVGLSVVGSYVASDAFFPFRDGIDALAKAGAKAIIQPGGSVRDAEVIQAADEHGLIMVFTGMRHFRH; encoded by the coding sequence ATGATACAAATCAAAAGAGCCCTGATCTCCGTCAGCGATAAATCCGGTTTAGTAGAATTCGCACAATTCTTGCATCAAAACGGCGTGGAAATCATCTCCACGGGCGGAACCTTAAAACTTCTGAAAGAAAACGGAATCGCGGCGATCGCGATCGACGACTACACCGGTTTTCCCGAAATTCTCGACGGCCGCGTAAAAACGCTTCATCCGAAAGTTCACGGAGGTCTTTTGGGAGTCACTTCCAATCCGGCTCACAAACAGAAGATGGAAGAATTAAAGATTCCTAAAATAGATTTGGTCGTGGTCAATTTATATCCGTTCTTAAAAACCGTTTCCAAACCGGGCGTTCAACTGGAAGATGCCATCGAAAATATCGATATCGGCGGACCTTCCATGATCCGAAGCGCGGCTAAGAATTACAAACATACTCTCGTTCTTACCGATCCGAACGACTACAAAGAAGTGCAGACGTTGATTGCATCCGGCGGCGTTTCGGAAGAAGTCGCGGCGGGTTATATGAGAAAGGCTTTTTCTCATACGGCGATGTACGACACCGCGATCTCCTCCTGGTTCAACAAACAAGCGGGTGATACGTTCCCGGACGTTCTCAATCTTTCCTTTCTCAAAAAACAAAAACTCAGATACGGCGAAAATCCTCACCAAGCGGCGGCGTTCTATGAGCCATTGTTCGTCAAGAGCGACTTTGCTCCTTTGCAAGGGAAAGAATTGTCGTTTAACAACATGCTGGATTTCGACGCGGCGTTTCATATCTCCAGTCTTCTTCCCGAAAACACGGTCTGTATCATCAAACATCTCAATCCTTGCGGAATCGCATACGCGGACGATCCTTTGGAAGCGTATCAACTCGCGAGGAGAACCGATCCGATTTCAGCGTTCGGCGGCGTGATCGGCATCAAAGGAATCGTAAGCGGAGAATTGGCGAACGTAATCACGGAAAACTTCGTGGAAGGAGTGATCGCGCAGAAGTTCACTCCGGAAGCGTTGGAAATCTTTTCCAAAAAGCCGAACGTTCGTCTAATCGAAATCGAAGACTTCAAAGAAGCTCTCGACGAATTGGATCTTAGACCGATCCATCACGGTTTGCTCATACAGGATCGGGATTACACCACGATCACCGAAAAAGATCTAAAAATAGTCACTAAAAAACAACCTACGCCCGATGATATTCGTGGTTTGATGTTCGCGTGGTCTTGTGTTCGTTTTATCAAGTCCAATGCGATCGTTTACACGGAAGAAAATGCGACTCTCGGAATCGGTGCCGGACAAATGTCCCGGGTCGACTCGGTGCAGTTAGGCGCCAACAAAGCCTTGAACGTCGGACTTTCCGTTGTCGGTTCTTATGTTGCGAGCGATGCATTCTTTCCGTTTCGAGACGGGATCGACGCGCTCGCCAAAGCGGGAGCGAAAGCGATCATCCAACCGGGAGGTTCGGTTCGGGACGCGGAAGTCATTCAGGCAGCCGACGAACACGGACTCATTATGGTATTTACAGGGATGAGGCACTTCAGACACTGA
- the fsa gene encoding fructose-6-phosphate aldolase gives MELYLDTANIDEIKEIASYGLVDGVTTNPSIIAKSGRNFKEVIKEICSIVPGPVSAEVLSTKYDGMLKEALELVEIAENVVIKVPLIPEGLKTVVELTKRNIPTNVTLCFSAPQALLAAKAGATFISPFIGRVDDTSWDGMELISEIREIYDNYGYDTRILAASIRGPMHLKESALRGADCATMPHSAFLQLFKHPLTDIGLEKFLEDSKKLKW, from the coding sequence GTGGAATTATACCTCGATACTGCAAACATAGACGAAATCAAAGAAATCGCATCCTACGGCCTCGTGGACGGCGTAACCACAAACCCTTCCATCATTGCGAAGTCGGGAAGAAATTTTAAAGAAGTCATCAAAGAAATCTGTTCCATCGTTCCCGGACCCGTGAGCGCGGAAGTTCTTTCCACAAAATACGATGGAATGTTGAAAGAAGCTCTCGAACTTGTTGAGATCGCGGAAAACGTTGTCATCAAGGTTCCTTTGATTCCGGAAGGTCTCAAAACTGTCGTTGAATTAACGAAAAGAAATATTCCGACGAACGTTACTCTTTGTTTTTCAGCGCCACAGGCGCTGCTCGCGGCGAAAGCGGGTGCCACCTTTATTTCTCCGTTTATCGGACGAGTGGACGACACGAGCTGGGACGGAATGGAACTGATCTCCGAGATCAGAGAAATCTATGACAACTACGGATACGACACGAGAATCCTCGCAGCTTCCATTCGCGGCCCTATGCACCTGAAAGAATCGGCATTGAGAGGAGCTGATTGTGCAACTATGCCCCACTCCGCATTCTTACAACTCTTCAAACATCCATTGACCGACATTGGATTGGAGAAGTTTTTAGAAGATTCTAAAAAGCTAAAGTGGTGA
- a CDS encoding DUF1574 domain-containing protein — translation MKKFYIYYPVLFLVFVFCLDKIFTLEYFQKSFIQAGNTVYYTQRKSLFEKLSKDKNLENKSLALAFGDSRAYPYSVLGIEKKFQKDWVLYNFSGPQAVPAYGLYWFEKIISKGIKPKLVFYVVSPEGFDDTKGIFYDPFLKYGADDEFLLKYLDQISFEDRKKLFLDRLFAVRRINPDLKLFSKRFQEKKLSEYNPAFNTDYVILNLKNGEQFAYTTFLNDPDRLEKDAVRIRNLYLSTFTLGKTQFFFVEQFLKLAHENDVKVYLIWPKVYKTYQKRYYELEMEKTWWPKMQDLAAKYSAVPVDLNTQTSCDLFYDASHQSIMCFLESMKLMTDDYYGFKKIPVR, via the coding sequence ATGAAGAAATTCTACATCTATTATCCGGTTCTTTTTTTAGTTTTCGTATTTTGTTTGGACAAGATATTCACTCTCGAATATTTCCAAAAGAGTTTTATCCAAGCGGGTAATACGGTTTATTATACGCAGAGAAAATCCTTGTTCGAAAAACTCAGCAAGGATAAGAACTTGGAAAACAAGTCCTTAGCGCTTGCGTTCGGCGATTCAAGAGCGTATCCGTATTCGGTTTTGGGGATCGAAAAGAAGTTTCAGAAAGACTGGGTTCTTTATAATTTTTCCGGTCCGCAGGCCGTTCCCGCTTACGGATTGTATTGGTTCGAAAAGATCATTTCCAAAGGAATCAAGCCGAAACTCGTATTTTACGTGGTTAGTCCCGAAGGTTTCGATGACACGAAGGGGATTTTCTACGATCCGTTTTTGAAATACGGAGCGGACGACGAGTTTCTTCTCAAATATTTGGATCAGATTTCCTTCGAGGACCGAAAGAAACTTTTTTTGGATAGGCTCTTTGCGGTTCGAAGAATCAATCCGGATTTGAAGCTGTTTTCCAAAAGATTTCAAGAGAAGAAGTTAAGCGAATACAATCCTGCGTTTAATACGGATTATGTGATTCTTAATTTAAAGAATGGAGAACAATTCGCGTATACGACCTTTCTAAACGATCCGGATCGTTTGGAAAAAGACGCGGTTCGAATCCGAAACCTATATCTTTCCACCTTTACTCTGGGGAAGACTCAGTTCTTCTTTGTGGAACAATTTCTCAAATTGGCGCACGAAAACGATGTGAAGGTTTATTTGATCTGGCCGAAAGTCTACAAAACATATCAAAAACGGTATTACGAACTGGAAATGGAAAAGACCTGGTGGCCTAAGATGCAGGATCTTGCGGCAAAGTATTCCGCGGTTCCCGTGGATTTGAACACGCAGACTTCCTGCGATTTGTTTTACGACGCCTCCCATCAATCGATCATGTGCTTTTTAGAATCCATGAAGCTGATGACGGATGATTATTACGGATTTAAAAAAATTCCTGTTCGATAA
- a CDS encoding MBOAT family O-acyltransferase, which yields MNFISIEFLLFFLVFYLLYWNVPEKSRKFLLILGSAFFYSVFSLNFLFHLILVVFANWALYRYCREKSWYVKAAVVLNLLNLGLFKYFYLLMEFVGFVLSIPALQEKTALDAKVSALFGLTGFEVVLPATISYYTFQLISLAVDSKREGFNKNVGLTDFFSFIFFFPVMIAGPILRFDQVRDQFAAPTMTPSKMIDGLWLFLRGLVKKGLLSAAILPLIAPAFLSPKDYSGIALLLTCFLFAANLYFDFSGLTDMARGIGKLMGFDLPENFKAPFFFQSFGDLWRRWHLTFSYWIRDYIYIPLGGSRKGEFRTAVNFIVTFMLGGLWHGANLNFLIWGLLTGVYLSLERLFEVKNWNVLPEIPYVKATLRYLFVLLVYSISWTFFFTPDFNSALSSIGRILTFQSGQALAGLETGVYMLLFVFLFHVGEEWPERFSVPELWRARLLPILGLLILFIMVGMNAGNADFFYSRF from the coding sequence ATGAATTTTATCAGCATAGAATTTCTTTTATTTTTTTTGGTGTTTTATCTTCTTTACTGGAACGTTCCGGAAAAGAGCCGAAAGTTTCTTTTGATTCTGGGTTCTGCATTCTTTTATTCGGTATTCAGTCTTAACTTTCTGTTTCATTTGATTCTGGTGGTTTTTGCGAACTGGGCGCTTTACCGCTATTGCCGCGAAAAGTCCTGGTATGTAAAGGCCGCGGTGGTTTTAAATCTTCTCAACTTAGGTTTATTCAAATATTTTTATTTACTCATGGAGTTTGTCGGGTTCGTTTTATCGATTCCCGCGCTTCAGGAAAAAACCGCGCTCGACGCTAAGGTTTCCGCTTTGTTCGGCCTTACCGGTTTCGAAGTCGTGTTGCCCGCGACGATCAGTTATTACACGTTTCAGTTGATTTCTTTGGCGGTGGATTCCAAGCGGGAAGGGTTTAACAAGAATGTCGGTTTAACGGATTTCTTTTCGTTTATCTTTTTCTTTCCCGTGATGATCGCGGGTCCGATTTTACGTTTCGATCAAGTCCGGGATCAGTTCGCGGCTCCTACGATGACCCCGTCTAAAATGATCGACGGTCTTTGGCTTTTTCTGCGAGGACTTGTAAAAAAAGGACTTTTGTCCGCCGCGATTTTGCCTTTGATCGCGCCCGCATTTTTATCACCGAAGGACTATTCCGGAATCGCGCTCCTTTTGACCTGCTTTTTGTTCGCGGCCAATCTTTACTTCGACTTTTCGGGGCTCACCGATATGGCGCGCGGAATCGGAAAATTGATGGGATTCGATCTTCCCGAAAACTTCAAGGCTCCGTTTTTCTTTCAGAGTTTCGGGGATCTATGGAGAAGATGGCACTTAACGTTTTCCTATTGGATTCGCGATTACATCTACATTCCGTTAGGCGGGTCTCGAAAGGGAGAATTCAGAACCGCCGTGAACTTTATCGTTACGTTTATGTTAGGCGGACTCTGGCACGGTGCGAACCTGAACTTTTTGATCTGGGGTCTCTTGACGGGAGTTTATCTTTCCTTGGAACGATTGTTTGAAGTGAAGAATTGGAACGTTCTTCCTGAAATCCCGTATGTCAAAGCGACTCTCCGTTACTTGTTCGTTCTGCTTGTGTATTCGATTTCATGGACTTTCTTTTTCACCCCTGATTTCAACTCCGCGCTCTCGTCCATCGGAAGAATCCTTACCTTTCAGAGCGGTCAAGCTCTGGCCGGTTTGGAAACGGGAGTGTATATGCTTCTCTTCGTTTTCTTGTTCCACGTCGGTGAAGAATGGCCGGAGCGTTTTTCCGTTCCCGAACTTTGGAGAGCGAGACTTTTACCGATCTTGGGACTTCTGATTCTTTTTATCATGGTCGGAATGAACGCGGGTAATGCGGACTTCTTTTACTCAAGGTTTTAA
- a CDS encoding pseudouridine synthase, with product MQSKDDRNTPEGIRLNRFLADCGLGSRRKVEEIILGGQIVINGKKVTDLGTRVNPETDVVSYRGDILRQGTEPKQLLILNKPVGYLCSHQDRFHEKTVFSLLPSAFKNYKIAGRLDLNSRGLLILTNDGDLAQRISHPSNGSEKEYLVTLKYDPGEKQIQAAFQKGILDAGEILRAKMVKLVPGKSCVYRVILGEGKKRQIRRMFHASGASVVDLQRIRVGSIRLEKLGLEEGKFLLQDAGVWE from the coding sequence ATGCAATCCAAGGATGATCGGAACACCCCGGAAGGAATTCGTCTCAATCGCTTTCTCGCGGATTGCGGACTCGGTTCGAGAAGAAAGGTCGAGGAAATCATTCTCGGCGGTCAGATCGTGATCAACGGAAAAAAGGTCACCGATCTAGGAACCCGTGTGAACCCGGAAACGGACGTTGTCTCTTACCGAGGTGATATACTTCGACAGGGAACGGAGCCGAAACAACTTCTGATCCTGAACAAACCGGTCGGCTATCTCTGTTCGCATCAAGATCGTTTTCATGAAAAAACGGTATTCTCCCTTCTTCCTTCCGCCTTTAAAAATTATAAAATCGCGGGCCGATTGGATTTGAACTCCAGAGGGCTTTTGATTTTAACCAACGACGGCGATTTAGCACAGAGAATTTCACACCCGTCCAACGGTTCCGAAAAGGAATACCTCGTAACTCTCAAATACGATCCGGGAGAAAAGCAGATTCAGGCGGCGTTTCAAAAAGGGATTTTGGATGCAGGGGAAATTCTGCGTGCAAAGATGGTTAAACTCGTTCCCGGGAAGAGTTGCGTATACCGCGTCATTCTCGGGGAAGGAAAAAAAAGACAGATTCGAAGGATGTTTCACGCATCCGGTGCGAGCGTGGTGGATCTGCAAAGAATCCGCGTAGGTTCGATACGACTAGAAAAGCTGGGTTTGGAAGAAGGTAAATTCCTTCTCCAAGACGCAGGGGTTTGGGAATGA
- the lipA gene encoding lipoyl synthase has product MNPLKKKPRTHSIQEAPEKPDWLKVKLIFPDRQNNTVAIVRDSLEEKKLNTVCESASCPNLNHCWSRKTATYMLGGDICTRRCSYCDVASGKPAPLDRDEPKRVAESAIALGLRHVVITAVNRDDLEDGGAAHFAETVEAIRAGLPDCKIELLVPDLKVKQESLEIIFKSKPDVFNHNVETVKRLFPEVAPQKKYERSLEVLKIASERGFLTKSGLILGMGETVEEVKECMLDLAEVGVSLLTLGQYLQPTPTHLPVKEYILPEVFQELRIYGKSIGLKGVYSGPLVRSSYHADEQVSWNP; this is encoded by the coding sequence ATGAACCCTCTCAAAAAAAAGCCGCGTACTCATTCGATTCAGGAAGCGCCGGAAAAACCGGATTGGCTCAAAGTAAAGCTTATCTTTCCCGATCGCCAAAACAACACCGTCGCGATCGTTCGCGATTCTTTAGAAGAAAAAAAACTCAATACGGTCTGCGAAAGCGCTTCTTGTCCGAACTTAAATCACTGTTGGTCCCGTAAAACGGCGACTTATATGTTGGGAGGCGATATCTGCACGCGACGTTGTTCCTATTGCGACGTTGCATCCGGCAAACCGGCACCTTTAGATCGGGACGAGCCGAAACGAGTCGCCGAATCGGCGATCGCGCTCGGGCTAAGACACGTTGTGATCACGGCCGTAAACCGGGACGATTTGGAAGACGGAGGCGCCGCACATTTTGCGGAAACGGTGGAAGCGATTCGAGCGGGACTTCCCGATTGCAAGATCGAATTGCTCGTTCCCGATCTCAAAGTAAAACAAGAATCCTTGGAAATTATTTTCAAAAGCAAGCCTGACGTTTTCAATCACAACGTAGAAACCGTCAAACGTCTGTTTCCCGAAGTTGCCCCTCAGAAAAAATACGAACGTTCTCTCGAAGTTTTAAAGATCGCGTCTGAACGCGGTTTTTTGACGAAAAGCGGTCTGATCTTGGGAATGGGCGAAACCGTGGAAGAAGTCAAAGAATGTATGTTAGACTTAGCAGAAGTCGGCGTTTCTCTTTTGACTCTGGGACAATATCTGCAACCGACTCCGACGCATCTTCCGGTAAAAGAATACATTCTTCCCGAAGTGTTTCAAGAATTGAGAATTTACGGTAAGTCGATCGGGTTGAAGGGAGTGTATTCGGGGCCTTTGGTCAGAAGCTCTTATCACGCGGACGAGCAAGTCTCATGGAATCCGTAG
- a CDS encoding lipoprotein LipL45 yields the protein MKKLLIVSSIVLTAGVLVFSACKKPTENSQAADTGKANSPSAVVVFSVGEAKILHADLTEEKATLGASLKTGDKVSTKDKSKVDIQFADGSAIRISENSVIDFDGLSINSKGNSDTRLALVSGKVFAKVNKASKEDQFSVVTPTAIAGVRGTSFIVERSKSDKAVVKVLDGAVAVAPRVAALEGLSDEEIAKDEDLKKIQQSVASSEIVLEKNQASVLKADDKSLEAKDASKISEKNISGVVKKLDNSGISKKEEEEIRTIVTVDKDTTEKMVRINEESSGKVDEQKAAALEAERKKLETEVASRQEEEAKKFKQILISAPKELKSSKDIVSYYERIEKIIMTDGSSMIGAIVDQQGSTMIVHTEQGIKKINQADVQEVIYDFQTKAKF from the coding sequence ATGAAGAAGCTCTTAATCGTTTCCTCAATCGTTTTGACCGCCGGTGTTCTGGTGTTCAGCGCTTGTAAGAAACCTACTGAAAATTCCCAGGCAGCCGATACCGGTAAAGCAAACAGCCCTTCGGCTGTTGTTGTGTTCAGCGTTGGAGAAGCTAAAATTCTTCACGCGGATCTTACCGAAGAAAAAGCTACTTTAGGCGCAAGTCTGAAGACCGGCGACAAAGTCAGCACGAAAGACAAATCCAAAGTTGATATTCAATTTGCGGACGGTTCCGCGATTCGTATCTCTGAAAACTCAGTGATCGACTTTGACGGACTTTCGATCAACTCCAAAGGAAACTCCGATACAAGACTGGCTCTTGTTTCCGGAAAAGTTTTCGCGAAAGTCAACAAGGCTTCCAAAGAAGACCAGTTCTCCGTGGTTACTCCGACCGCGATCGCTGGTGTGCGCGGAACATCCTTTATCGTAGAGAGATCTAAATCCGACAAAGCTGTCGTAAAAGTTTTGGACGGAGCGGTTGCGGTTGCTCCTCGTGTTGCGGCACTTGAAGGATTGAGCGACGAAGAGATCGCAAAGGACGAAGATCTGAAAAAGATCCAGCAATCCGTTGCTTCTTCCGAAATCGTTTTGGAAAAGAACCAAGCGTCCGTGTTGAAAGCGGATGATAAATCTTTGGAAGCGAAAGACGCTTCTAAAATCAGCGAAAAGAATATTAGTGGCGTCGTAAAGAAACTGGATAATTCCGGAATCTCCAAGAAAGAAGAAGAAGAGATCAGAACGATCGTAACCGTGGACAAAGACACGACGGAAAAGATGGTTCGTATCAACGAAGAATCTTCCGGAAAGGTTGACGAACAAAAAGCGGCCGCTCTGGAAGCTGAGAGAAAGAAACTCGAAACAGAAGTTGCATCTCGTCAAGAAGAAGAAGCTAAGAAATTCAAACAAATCCTGATCTCCGCTCCGAAAGAGCTGAAATCCAGCAAGGATATCGTAAGCTACTACGAAAGAATCGAAAAGATCATCATGACTGACGGATCTTCTATGATCGGTGCAATCGTGGATCAACAAGGATCAACGATGATCGTTCATACCGAACAAGGTATCAAGAAGATCAATCAAGCGGATGTTCAAGAAGTAATCTACGACTTCCAAACGAAAGCTAAATTCTGA
- a CDS encoding PQQ-dependent sugar dehydrogenase, giving the protein MIFPRFTVIFHLGILAILLFHSPGIAKTKKPSAANLPPKKNVPSAEVVPWYASVADGFQEPTDIQFIPGNSNRMIVLEKRGRLVEVDLTTKVKTLRADFTGQVETRSEEGLLGLAFSPDFATDSKFFVNVVVKEGGKDYTKVLEFEWKNDAVQKLEDAKRTLFKVEQPYSNHNGGQLAFGPDRKLYIGFGDGGGANDPYKNGQNSRTFLGKLLRILPNPQSSGAPYKIPEDNPFVNRPGFLPEIWSYGLRNPWRFSFDSATGELYLADVGQNEFEEIDLIQKGKNYGWNIKEGFHCFKKNPDCSNPQLVDPIHEYPREEGQSITGGYVYRGKELPKLSGGYIYGDFVAGKVWILRQKNGKKISNELLFRVPFQISTFGQDGAGELYFADFGSGNIFRIIKKN; this is encoded by the coding sequence ATGATTTTTCCGCGTTTTACCGTAATCTTTCACCTGGGAATTTTGGCGATTCTCCTGTTCCATTCTCCCGGAATTGCAAAAACAAAGAAACCCTCCGCTGCGAACCTTCCTCCGAAAAAGAACGTTCCCTCGGCGGAAGTAGTTCCCTGGTATGCGAGCGTAGCCGACGGTTTTCAAGAACCGACGGACATTCAATTTATTCCGGGGAATTCGAACCGGATGATCGTTTTGGAAAAACGCGGTAGGCTCGTCGAAGTCGATTTAACGACAAAGGTGAAAACACTTCGCGCGGATTTTACCGGCCAAGTCGAAACCCGATCGGAAGAAGGACTTTTGGGACTTGCATTTTCACCCGACTTTGCAACGGATTCGAAATTCTTCGTCAACGTGGTCGTAAAAGAAGGCGGTAAAGATTATACCAAGGTTCTCGAATTTGAATGGAAGAATGACGCGGTTCAAAAACTCGAGGATGCAAAACGAACTTTGTTCAAAGTAGAGCAGCCCTATTCGAATCACAACGGGGGACAACTTGCGTTCGGACCCGATCGTAAGTTGTACATCGGTTTTGGAGACGGGGGCGGGGCCAATGATCCTTATAAAAACGGACAAAATTCCCGAACCTTCCTCGGAAAATTGCTTCGCATTCTACCCAACCCTCAAAGTTCCGGCGCACCGTATAAAATTCCGGAAGACAACCCGTTTGTGAACCGTCCCGGGTTTTTGCCGGAGATCTGGAGTTACGGACTCCGAAATCCGTGGAGGTTCTCCTTTGATTCCGCGACCGGCGAACTCTACTTAGCCGATGTCGGTCAGAACGAATTCGAAGAAATCGATCTGATTCAGAAAGGGAAAAATTACGGATGGAATATTAAGGAAGGATTTCATTGTTTTAAGAAGAATCCGGACTGTTCCAATCCGCAGCTTGTCGATCCCATTCACGAATATCCGAGGGAAGAAGGCCAATCGATAACGGGCGGTTACGTCTATCGGGGAAAGGAACTACCTAAATTAAGTGGGGGTTATATTTACGGAGACTTTGTGGCGGGAAAAGTCTGGATTTTAAGACAAAAGAACGGTAAAAAGATCTCGAACGAGTTGTTGTTTCGTGTCCCGTTCCAAATCAGCACTTTCGGCCAGGACGGCGCTGGAGAGTTGTATTTTGCCGATTTCGGGTCAGGAAATATCTTTCGCATAATAAAAAAAAATTGA